One window of the Diospyros lotus cultivar Yz01 chromosome 12, ASM1463336v1, whole genome shotgun sequence genome contains the following:
- the LOC127786665 gene encoding protein NRT1/ PTR FAMILY 7.3, giving the protein MACLDAIHKEGKLNGEDVGEEMTLDGSVDMHGLPAIRRRSGLWVAGIVILLNQGLATLAFFGVGVNLVLFLTRVLQQDNADAANSVSKWTGTVYIFSLVGAFLSDSYWGRYKTCAIFQAIFVIGLVLLSIASHLLLLNPRGCGDQNTKCGSHSSLEIGMFYVSIYMVALGNGGYQPNIATFGADQFDEEHPKEGHSKVAFFSYFYLALNLGSLFSNTVLGYYENEGMWALGFWASTASAFAALVLFLAGTARYRRFKPTGNPLSRFCQVLVAAGKKWKVEMPPGEKDLYEVNQKEKCSSGARKILHTDGFKFLDKAAFVTPRDLDSKQQGLHNPWRLCPIGQVEEVKCILRLLPIWLCTIIYSVVFTQMASLFVEQGAAMNCKISKFQIPPASMSSFDIASVAVFIFFYRRVLDPLVSRIKKKNSEGLTELQRMGIGLIIAITAMVSAGIVECYRLKYARKDCAHCDGSSSLSIFWQIPQYALIGASEVFMYVGQLEFFNAQTPDGLKSFGSALCMTSISLGNYVSSLLVTIVMKVSTTDNMPGWIPGNLNRGHLDRFFFLLAALTAVDLVVYIACAKWYKSIKLEAKFIEEDDLSDV; this is encoded by the exons TGAATCAAGGTTTGGCAACGCTTGCATTCTTCGGGGTAGGCGTGAACTTGGTGTTGTTCCTAACAAGGGTTCTTCAACAAGACAATGCCGACGCCGCCAACAGCGTCAGCAAATGGACCGGAACCGTTTACATCTTCTCCCTCGTCGGCGCCTTCCTCAGCGATTCCTACTGGGGCCGATACAAAACCTGCGCCATCTTCCAAGCCATCTTTGTCATC GGCTTGGTACTGTTATCAATAGCGTCACACCTTTTATTGCTTAATCCGAGGGGTTGCGGCGATCAGAACACGAAATGTGGTTCTCATTCGAGCCTGGAAATAGGGATGTTCTATGTGTCGATTTACATGGTTGCCCTAGGGAACGGAGGTTATCAGCCTAATATCGCAACGTTTGGGGCTGATCAATTCGATGAAGAGCATCCCAAGGAGGGGCACTCGAAGGTGGCTTTCTTCAGCTACTTCTACCTGGCTTTGAACCTTGGCTCCCTCTTCTCCAACACCGTATTAGGTTACTATGAAAATGAAGGGATGTGGGCGCTTGGATTCTGGGCCTCTACGGCGTCTGCTTTTGCGGCGCTGGTCTTGTTTCTCGCCGGGACAGCCAGATACCGCCGCTTCAAGCCCACCGGCAACCCCCTTTCCAGGTTCTGCCAGGTGTTGGTTGCTGCAGGGAAGAAATGGAAGGTTGAGATGCCGCCGGGTGAAAAGGATCTGTATGAAGTGAACCAGAAAGAGAAGTGTTCAAGCGGGGCAAGGAAGATACTACATACCGACGGATTCAA GTTCTTGGACAAAGCAGCATTTGTCACACCCAGGGATCTAGACTCCAAGCAACAGGGCTTGCACAATCCATGGCGGCTCTGCCCCATTGGACAGGTAGAAGAGGTGAAATGCATACTGAGATTACTGCCAATTTGGCTGTGCACAATCATATACTCGGTGGTCTTCACCCAAATGGCTTCCCTCTTCGTCGAGCAAGGTGCAGCCATGAActgcaaaatttcaaagttCCAAATCCCGCCTGCCAGCATGTCCAGCTTCGACATCGCCAGCGTGGCagtcttcattttcttctatcgTAGAGTGCTCGATCCACTGGTGAGCAGGATCAAGAAGAAAAATTCTGAGGGACTTACCGAGCTTCAGCGGATGGGAATTGGGCTCATCATAGCAATAACGGCAATGGTCTCTGCTGGAATTGTAGAGTGTTACAGGCTCAAGTATGCTAGGAAAGACTGCGCTCATTGTGATGGCTCGAGCTCCCTGAGCATTTTCTGGCAAATCCCTCAATATGCCCTTATTGGGGCCTCTGAAGTCTTCATGTACGTTGGCCAGTTGGAGTTCTTCAATGCACAGACACCGGATGGGCTGAAGAGCTTTGGAAGCGCGCTCTGCATGACATCGATTTCTCTAGGAAACTATGTGAGTAGTTTGCTCGTGACAATAGTTATGAAAGTATCAACCACAGACAACATGCCTGGTTGGATCCCCGGAAATCTCAACCGGGGTCATCTAGATAGGTTCTTCTTCCTCCTGGCGGCTCTGACGGCTGTAGATCTAGTTGTCTATATCGCATGCGCTAAGTGGTACAAGAGTATCAAACTCGAGGCTAAATTTATAGAGGAGGATGACCTTTCCGATGTATAA